The Syngnathoides biaculeatus isolate LvHL_M chromosome 6, ASM1980259v1, whole genome shotgun sequence genome has a window encoding:
- the etfbkmt gene encoding electron transfer flavoprotein beta subunit lysine methyltransferase, with the protein MSKGFSFLRLSYIKSLKLKVQGKCFSVECVSSESIRRFISENTEIVRDKNLTPEIKLRLFTPNCRFWFERPELWPFDDPYWAIYWPGGQALSRYLLDNPGICFGKSVLDLGSGCGASAIAAKLCGANRVVANDIDSVAMLATCMNSELNGLESPVCVTDNLIGSDPGKFDLILLGDMFYDEALSCNLHTWLEHCIKTHNSQVLIGDPGRAQFEEHGIQRVLQKLAQFKLPKPVREENYGLTCSSVWYYDQEQNFK; encoded by the exons ATGTCGAAAGGTTTCAGTTTTCTCCGGTTGTCTTATATAAAATCACTTAAATTGAAAGTTCAAGGCAAGTGTTTCTCTGTTGAGTGTGTGAGTAGTGAATCTATTCGGCGATTCATTTCAGAGAACACAGAAATTGTCAGGGATAAAAACCTGACACCAGAGATCAAACTCAGACTTTTCACCCCAAACTGTAGATTTTGGTTTGAAAGACCAGAACTTTGGCCCTTTGATGACCCATACTGGGCCATATACTGGCCCGGAGGCCAAGCACTTTCAAG GTATCTTCTGGATAATCCCGGAATATGTTTTGGAAAATCCGTCTTGGATCtgggaagtggctgtggagcttCGGCCATCGCTGCAAAACTGTGTGGTGCCAATCGAGTAGTTGCTAACGACATTGACTCCG TTGCCATGCTCGCAACCTGCATGAACTCTGAGCTCAACGGTTTGGAGTCCCCAGTTTGCGTGACAGATAACCTGATTGGTTCAGATCCTGGCAAGTTTGACCTGATCCTTCTTGGCGACATGTTCTATGACGAGGCCCTCTCCTGCAACCTTCACACTTGGTTGGAACACTGCATCAAAACCCACAACAGTCAAGTTTTGATTGGAGATCCTGGCAGAGCTCAGTTTGAGGAGCATGGCATTCAAAGGGTCCTGCAGAAGTTGGCCCAGTTCAAGCTGCCTAAGCCTGTACGAGAGGAGAACTATGGGCTGACCTGCAGCAGTGTTTGGTACTATGATCAggaacaaaattttaaataa